DNA sequence from the Acanthopagrus latus isolate v.2019 chromosome 15, fAcaLat1.1, whole genome shotgun sequence genome:
GACAACAGCTTTAATAAGCCAATAAGATGTCTGGTTTAACTGTAAATGACTAATAAAGGTAATTACAGGTTATCAATACGTTCATTTACAGGAGCTTTCAGCTGGATGACATGAGCTTCATCAGCAGATCGTGATGACATGATGTTTCCAATGATAGTCATTTAATTAATATGAGAACAATAACGTTTTTATCAAGAAAGACAAAgaattaaaaatgaagaagaagaagaagaagaaggagaagttGGAGGATGACCTTGGCTGAGACGAGGCGGCGGATCGACGTCTCCAATTATATTCATGAAGAAGAGACATTAAAGTTGCACGAGTCCAGATGTAAAGTCTATTTATACCCAGAGTGCATCactccgacacacacacccctctcttACACACTCGCTCTCATTTCCGacttcctgctctctgctcgTGTCTCCTGAACATCTGATGACTtgtatgaaatattaaacacttacattcactcacacacagttttagCGAAGTATTAGCGACCCATTTCTGACGGTAATAAAACCTTATTAATTAAACAGCAGCCACTCGTTCTGCTAATAATTACAGCGGAGGATGAAgaatcagctggaggaggaagaggaggagtgtgtgtgtgtgtgtgtgtcagcttctTGTCCTGCAGCCgtcacacaaaagaaaaaggcttcTAAATAATTaaacagctcagagacaaacaggcTGCAGTTAAAGGACCAGACCgctgtttttacatgttttatttacacacctggtctctctctctctctcacacacacacacacacacacacacacacacacacaccagtaccAATGGTTGGTCTCCTGAATGTGTGTCTCATGTGAACAGCGGACTGGCCctttaataatgttaatattgaAGGTTTTAGTTCAGTGTCCTCcttcatgtttacatttcaggCTAACGTAGCTTAGCATGAGGCAGTAACCAGGGAGGAACAGCTAACAAGTGTGAAGACAAAACAGCTACAATCAGTTAGCATATCCAGCGTACCTGTTTGTAGCTAGCTGATGTTATTAGCTGTCAGTGGTTACAGACAGCTAGCTTTCCCAAGTCATTTATGGTATAAGGAACTAACTAGCTAATATTATAACACCTTTATCCTCGTTTTAGCACACATTCTGAAGCTAAGGGAAGCTGTTAGCCTAGCAATGTCAACAGTCAAATGTAAATGAGGACACTTCTTAATAAGTAACTTGTGTTATACCAGAACAtctttagcctagcttagcacacaGGCTGTGAGGGGCGgatagcttgttagctaacATGATACATCATGTTATACAGACAGAGTTGTTGAAAGATGGTCTTTGAGCTAAGCTAAACTAGGCTAAATATGTTATGAGCTGAAACTGAGCACTTCACAAtaatttttgtaaatgttttcatttgtgttgaaTCTTATTGATTGAACCAATCAAATCTCCTGTTCTGCTGTCACCTTTGAGAATCaagttttctctctccatcagctcgtcGTGTCCCATCATGCACTTTGAGAGCAGGCGTATCCCATCATGCACCTGCAGTGATCAAACACCACATGATCATGAGGCTGTTCTGTGAttggtgcttgtgtgtgcgatcagtgaaatcaaaacaagataATCAATTTGTGATTAATATCTTCCACTGATTAATTAATTCACTGATTCTGTCCTACAGATCAATACTGAGCTGATCGATCCTCACCGATCAGACGGGAGCGTAATTACAAACATGTGGAGGTCAGTGCTGATCAATATTCACTTCCTGTGAAACAATGCTGAATCTGTAagacaatcaatcaattaatcaatcattcGGTGAGTCACAATCAGAGCTGTGACGAAGGCAACAAGCCGACATTCAATCAGTGATGTCAGAAAAGAAGAGTGTTAATGTACGGAGGCTCGCTGGTGCCAGAAACATTCGTGATTAGtataattattgattattgatgatGACACACTCATTCATGATTCTCAGATTAAAAATCAatccaacatttaaaaaatcattaagATTCTTCTGTAAAGCTCAAActttagttttagtttgtttagtttacttgcttatagaaaaataaataatttagtCACCAAAGCACAAATTAATTGATTACCATAAATCTGAAACTGATCAATGTTTAATCAGGTGAAGCTCGTTAAGGCTTCAAATCTAATGAGCTGCTTCGTTCAGTCAGTTAGTTTCActtcacaaaaacagactttgaATCTTTAACATTCATTAATGTTTGAATACATTCAGCGATCAATAATCCTgacttcacaataaaaggctTGAATTTACGGAAACGTCCGTcctgagacacaaactgactAATTCTGTTTCATCACATCGATCTTTCGGTGTCAACTTTACAATCGCTGTTTGTGGCACTAACGAGCTTCCGTAGTTCACGAGAACGTTTGAACATAAAAACCAAACTGAtcaaaaaacattaacacaaaatcaatagctcaaatccaaacagaaaaataatctcttaataattgattaaaacTTTCATCACCaacgaaaacaaaacaactataacgacaaaataaaacagctggatgTTACATTCCAGGTGGGAGAAGCTCCGCCCTCggtcccgccccctgcaggtgCAGTCAGACTGTTGGTAAAAacgagggggagggggggtcgGAGGTCAGTCAGTCCATGACTCCCCGACGAACCAATCAGGTGATCAATAACACATCATGTGACAGGAAGTCAACGATTAGTGGAGAcgataaaataaaagtctgaccTTCAGGCCCGGCGTCGTACTCACAACcttccagagagagagagtgatagGCACTGAgagtctgaatgtgtgtgtgtgtgtgttcacccaggtgtgtctcacctgttctcttcaaaataaaagctccaggtccagaaacaaagcaaagacatCTGTAAAGTAttagttgtttgttgtttcttttctacTCTCTGaccaataacacacacacacacacacacacacacacacacacgcacacacgcacacacgcacacacacacacacacacacacacacaggggcttCAATACTGATCAATCAGAATTTAACTTGTCGTAGTTCAATCAGTTGTCCACATATTTTTGGCCACGTAGGTTATGTTGTTACGTAGATGATTATTTATAGTCGCTATGTGGCCAAAAATAAATGGACACCAACCAACTTTAAAGATGAACTAAACTAATTTCCGtgtttcattatattttatataaatttgATCGTCTGACATTAATCGTGTCGTTCTACAGATTAAAGGTGTTTCATACTTTATTGTTAATGGATGAGCCTGTCCACAAACTTTTGGCCACGCAGCAGGAAGTATTTTCTGTGACTTTTCTGggaattttaattaatttgaataaaaatcaataaaaataaaaacaaatgtttgttcatCTTTAGAATACTGTTGAAAATAAACTGTTGATAGCAGCGATCACCAGCTTCACTGATACTGAAGACGATTATCAGCTGATCAATATCTGatcggtcacacacacacacacgcagcggTCAGGCAGCACATGGTAGCGTATGGCTATATCCTGATGGGCGTGACCTCGGCTCAGTTGCCGtggaaacagagcagctgagggaGCACAGTGTGGGGCGAGCGAGCGCGGCGTGCTCGGCTGTCAGTCCAGCAGCGTGCCTTGCTCCTGGGCTCGAGTCAGGCTGTCTTTGCGGTGCAGGTGGTGCACGCCCATCCTCTTCGGGCTCTTCTGGGGCCGTTGCGGCCCGAGGGCGGGGTCGAAGTCCAGCAGGCGGGGCGAGATGACTGGCAGGTCGTGGGGGAGGACGTCTCTCTCCTCGgctgagctctcctcctcctcctcctcctcctgctccagctcctgccTGCGGGCGTCGACAGggctggttgccatggtaacgGCCGTGTCCCCACTGCCGCCGTCGTCCTCCAGGTGCATCAGCAGCCTCTCGCCCTCCTCCGTGGAGCCGTCTCCATCGCCGTAGCGCCCCCTCCGGCCCGGCCTCGCCTCAGTGTCGGTGTCGGTGTCGAGGCTGGAGCCACGGCTCGGCGTCCAGCTGCGAGCCGACGAGCCCTCCTCGCCGTCCGAGTATGCCGCTCTGTGGCGGTCAGATGAGGAGGAAGCCCCGCCCCCAGGCGTgggcctcctcctctgcaggtcCTGGGCCGTCTGACTGCTGAACGATGTGCGATGGACCACTGAGCCGTCGCTTGATGGCGCCATCTTCTCCACAAACATCCGCTGCCAGTTGGCCAGAAGGTCCTCCTCCGAGCTGCCCGAGCTCGCCAGGACGCTGGGGGCCTGAGGAGGGGGGGCAGGGGGAGGGGCCTCGTTAGTACCAGGGTCAGAGTCATCCTCCCCgacctgacctctgacctctgacctacTGTCAGCTGATCATCATTTCAGGTGTGTGaagcctgcagacagaaactAGAGCTCACCTGAGATTAACAGGGTGGAAGTGTGAGTGTTACctgaatcagtgtgtgttgctgatcaaatgtgtgtgttgctgatcaaatgtgtgtgttgctgagtcGTGTGTGTTACCTGCGGTGGGCTGCTGAAAGGGCTGGATTGGCTGGACAGCGGCTCACTGGCGGCATCCCGCTGTGATGGTGGAGTGCGTTGGTTGACCCCCCCgccagaagaggaggagggggcggggcttccAGGGGCGAGCCGCTCATCGTCGTTCTGGACGAGGCTGAGGGAGATGGCCTGCCGCGTGGCGTAGGTGCAGTTGGGCAGTGGGGAGTTTTTGGGGATCTTCACTTTGTCGTCTGACGAGAACTCGATGACCTTGCGTCCTGGATACAGCGGGTGGGGGGGCGGCGGCGCAGGGTACGGGTTCAGCTTCTCGAAGGATGGagccccgcccccctcctcGCCGCCCGACTGCCCGTCCAGACTGCTCTGACTGCGGCAGGAGCCATTCTGCTGCGCCGCCTCCTGACCGCCACCGTTCTCCCGGCCACGGACCTCGGCCCCCGCGGGGCCCGTCATGTCAACGTGCACGAACACATCCTCGGCAACGGGCCGGCCGCAGCTGCTGGACTGGGCGGAGTTCAGGACCAGCGGCTCCGGTTTCTCCAGGACACGGGCGATGACTGAAGTCGGCACGACGTCAGCTGGAGTCAGACTGAGCGTGTCTGGGTCCTGAGAGCCGGGGGCGGGGCCTCGCTCAGGCAGGCTGGTcttcatgtgtttattcagcATGTCCTGCAGTTCATAGGGTAgctgaacacatacacacacgcgcgcacacacgcacacacacacacacacacacgcgcacacacacgcacacacacgcacacacacacacacacacacacacacatttagacatTTAGTGTCAGAGTGTTTCCAGGAAGTCAGTTGTCTATAAACTCTAATGGAACTAATGGAACCATCAACACTGTCAGCAgaaccaccacacacacacacacacacacacacacacacgcacacacacacacacacacacacacttacatcaGCAAACTTGTGGTTCCTGAAATGTGACTTGTTACAtttgagcagctggacagcGAGGTTACAGTCCTGTCTGTACCgctcctgaaaacacacacagtaacacacacacattaacacacaatcatttgattttaaatcatgACAGATCAATAAAGCGATCGAAGGCTCACGTTGAGCTCCTCCAGACGGTCGATGGTGTTCTTGGCGTCCAGCAGTTTGTTGGTGAGCTCCACGATCTCCTGGTCCATCGTCTTTTTGTCCCTCTCCACCTTCCGTAACTGTGAGAGGAGCAAGAACGTCATGTTATCAACTGTCAGTCACAGGTAAGACAACCAATCAGCAGCCTCAGGTGACAGGAGGCGGGCCTTCATTCAGATCATGTGGGAATAAACTTTGATATAAAATCAGAAAGTTTGTTGGAATCCACAGACGCCATGTTGTCGACCACAAACTGAACATCCTCTGAGAACCGAGTCGTCACTGTTTCATCAaggcttcttcttctacagTTTTCCCAGATCATTTGAATGCTACGTCTGCTAGCAGCTCTTTACAGATGCATTATGGGATGCTGCAGTGTTGCTGTTGCGAGAAGATCAATAAGATCCGATCAGATCTTGATCGAAGCATTGAAGCTAAAAGCACAAATGTTTCATAAAGTTCCTCCCAGAGCGCTGAAAAATGCTAGCAGCTAACACAAGCTAACACAGCTAGCATTAAATTAATGTTTCCATTAGCATCGTCATTCCTCCCCGACCTATCAGAAAAATCACTGCAGCTAACAAAGCTTCATAACTGCAGCAGTCACTTTAGACTggttagcttctgttagcttagaggctaacattagctagcaacATTGTTTTATTAAGGGTACATTTAGCATGAGTGTTCCTGTTGATGatgttagcgtagcttagccTCACACCTGAttttgattcattcattaatttagcTTCCATCAGTGATTCATGATGATTAACTGACTTGTGGTTCTTTGTTTTAGCCTCTTTAGCTTCTTTAGCTTCATGTGTTCTGACATGTCGGAGAGAAACAAtcaacttttaacattttatcaacaGTTTTATAACTGAAACCTGCCGTCTACAGTTTGGAGGAGTTTTCACACCAAGTCCAAGTTTTTCTAGGCTCCAAGAAAAATCAACcaactaaataaaaatgtaacattacaaACTATTACAACTATGAGAAGAATCTAAATCTTCACCTTTATTGACTTATTAAAGATTTTAAAGTGTTTGACTTTGACACGCTGCCTCAGGATGATAACTTTAATATATTCAGTTATATTCTGCTCttgtttctcctccagcagaactccattaaaaaaacagtgttttaacagATTGAACTAACTGAACGCGAGGTCGGGACTTGGTGTTCAAACagacaccagagaagaagaaaactgagcATGATGAGGAGAAGGATGCACAGGatgtgggggaggaggaagaacatgAATGAAACGCAACTGCATGAACCCATGTCTGACTGACGGCAGCCTGATGGagatgaaggtgaaggtgatgaagatgatgaagatgagtcAATCCATCACAGAGCAGCgtgagaaaagaggagagaagagaaagaagagacagatgaagaaCGACGTCAGACAACAAGACTAACAggaaattaaacagaaatgtttctgaACCCGATTCTCCTGCAAATGATTGATAATCAGGGTGAGAAGCTTCCATCCACATTAACGACTCCTCAACGCTTTAATTAATATTCAGTGTCGTGTGAATCAAAGTCCCATCAGATCACCGCAACATTAACATGAGAGTGTATTcaaacaaacccgtccatcactgagacagactccatgtttctactcaaagacagaaagaagttcatgtagaacatttgctgaattaacaagaaggtccaaataatgcagaatgagtcagagacagagtttcacagagtttataaagtgtctccaactcaacaactcactaaactgacacatttgttaagggagtctggggactttctccacggggacaaagaagtcgcctatattgttcctgtttagtgtctttgtaacatgtgacatgtttagatcaataacatgtttcttctttcataaatggagtgtaaatggtgaaatcagtgtaaacagtgtgttcaaacagctgatcaatgttggcaggtaagactttagcactttagacacagaagcagacaggctggtacagacatgctgccacaaactgacactttttacaaggagacaaacaacttcagctgaaacatttaatgctgaatttacaacaaggacacaatgatttagaatttgttgtAGAAAGTGTTTCATAGTGTCTATGAAGTTTAAAGCTACTCAACAACTCTTGAAATCACTACTTTTatgaagggagtctggtgagactgtgacaaacacaacactgactcaGTGACCTCTGTCGCCATAGCAACcagcctgctgtcagtcaaGCCTGCTTTTCCACAGTTGATCAATAAACTGCctcaaactgtgttttcatttagtcATCGATCAGTTATTGACAGTGTGTGAtcaatcactcacacacacacacacacacacacacacacacacacacagcagaggaaacacaaaccGTCACATATTGatcagcagcacacagacataacatgaacacacttgttctgactgacagctcgtaacaaccagcagctgctttatttataatattgtcattgatattattattattggttcATCAGTCTGAGATTAAAAATACTTTATCATTTAATGTCATGTAGAACTAAGAGATTTgttagttacatttttttacagtCACATTATTTTATGATTCAGTTTTATATAATCATCGTTTAAATCATCGCGGTCAGACGTTTGTTTTAAATACGTTTAAATAAAAGAGATTTTttgtgaaacaataaaaatgatacGGACGAAGAATCAGTTAAATCATTCAGTCACGACTTTGGTTAAAGAAATATTAACTGAACATTAACGTGACGTTTACTCTCATCAATCAAAGGTATTGAAACTAATTAAATTATAATGTGCGTGTGCTGACACTGATCTAATCTAATCATAATCAATAATCATGTGATCAGGTGCTGATTTAAATGTTCAGACAGGAAGGTCAAAGGTTACCAGAGCGTGAAGCTTCTCCTCCAGATCCTGATTGGCTCTCTGAGACGCTGTGTAGCTGTTCTGGagtctgcagagacagagaggaggttactgagcatgctcagtggCCTCAGAGGACAAACTGACGGAACACTCATCGATTACATCATTAgtagaaggaaggaaggaaggaaggaaggaaggaaggaaggaaggaagaattTATGTGGAGACACAGCCTAGTCACatgcccctcctcctcctgaacacACCAGGTGTGAAAGTTACCTTGTCAGAAACAAGGTTCTGTGTTTAccatccagcacacacacacacacctgctgtctcAGGTCATGTCTGCATCTGAGGAGCGTttgaaggctgtcccaattcttttccctgtttttgggggaaggactcgccttcgaagaccaCAAAGGCCGCGTCCTTtaaaggatgcagaccctgaattgagacacagcaacataCACGcacacctggaggaggaggacaagtaaacaggaaacacaacttCCTGCTGTGTGTCCAGACTCTTCACAGCTTCTGATAATCAGAGAGAAGTGAAGTTCTTGTTAATTCACTGTCTTTGATCCCACTCATTAAATATGgatccaggtgtgtgtgtgtgtgtgtgtgtgtgtgtgtgtgtgtgtgtgtgtgtgcgctcattaaaacatctgcagacGAACACGACCAGTCTGAGTTCTTACCTGCGGAACTTGTCCCTCATCTTGTCCAGGTCGTCTCTGGTGCGGCTGAGCTCCGCCTCCATGTAGTGACGGTTGCCGTCAAACTCCGCCTCCATGGCCTCC
Encoded proteins:
- the tjap1 gene encoding tight junction-associated protein 1 — translated: MTSTAPARKPYRKAPPQHRETRHAVPVAPPPPAPQHDINQEALSDSDRIRILQQQNEDLQRRLSHSTHKMEAMEAEFDGNRHYMEAELSRTRDDLDKMRDKFRRLQNSYTASQRANQDLEEKLHALLRKVERDKKTMDQEIVELTNKLLDAKNTIDRLEELNERYRQDCNLAVQLLKCNKSHFRNHKFADLPYELQDMLNKHMKTSLPERGPAPGSQDPDTLSLTPADVVPTSVIARVLEKPEPLVLNSAQSSSCGRPVAEDVFVHVDMTGPAGAEVRGRENGGGQEAAQQNGSCRSQSSLDGQSGGEEGGGAPSFEKLNPYPAPPPPHPLYPGRKVIEFSSDDKVKIPKNSPLPNCTYATRQAISLSLVQNDDERLAPGSPAPSSSSGGGVNQRTPPSQRDAASEPLSSQSSPFSSPPQAPSVLASSGSSEEDLLANWQRMFVEKMAPSSDGSVVHRTSFSSQTAQDLQRRRPTPGGGASSSSDRHRAAYSDGEEGSSARSWTPSRGSSLDTDTDTEARPGRRGRYGDGDGSTEEGERLLMHLEDDGGSGDTAVTMATSPVDARRQELEQEEEEEEESSAEERDVLPHDLPVISPRLLDFDPALGPQRPQKSPKRMGVHHLHRKDSLTRAQEQGTLLD